Proteins encoded within one genomic window of Flavobacterium oreochromis:
- a CDS encoding MBL fold metallo-hydrolase: MNLTIHGYSTALFATWYFIEELGILFDAGDGLVSNLMGKCGKIKHVFISHADRDHLTGLLQYNQIYAGQSPTIYYPKEAKSFQFLETFSKNFDPHVAGTYWIPLEAHQETRVKDKISVEPIINEHVFTPNGEIKSFSYKIWETKKKLKPDFLNCSSTELRNLRQEKGEAALFEEQKSVVLAYSGDTPVTDYERFHKTKILIHEATFLTKEETETKNHKNRHSSLEEVMQMVASIEIEQLVLGHFSSRYEHQQIVDAIKKWIAYYQIKIPVFLVPVGKTRRDILNGESVN, translated from the coding sequence ATGAACTTAACCATACACGGCTATTCCACAGCACTATTTGCAACTTGGTACTTTATCGAGGAACTCGGTATTTTATTTGATGCTGGCGATGGACTAGTTTCTAATTTAATGGGAAAATGCGGAAAAATCAAACACGTATTTATTTCCCACGCAGATCGTGATCATCTCACTGGGTTGTTACAGTATAATCAAATTTATGCTGGACAATCTCCAACAATATATTATCCTAAAGAGGCAAAGTCGTTTCAGTTTTTGGAAACATTTTCAAAAAACTTCGATCCGCACGTAGCAGGAACATATTGGATCCCACTCGAAGCCCATCAAGAAACAAGAGTCAAAGACAAAATTTCGGTTGAACCTATTATAAACGAACACGTTTTTACGCCCAACGGAGAAATAAAAAGTTTTAGTTATAAAATTTGGGAAACCAAAAAGAAACTAAAACCCGATTTTTTAAATTGTTCTTCTACCGAATTAAGAAACCTCCGACAAGAAAAAGGAGAGGCAGCCTTGTTTGAAGAACAAAAATCAGTGGTGTTAGCTTATTCAGGAGATACACCTGTAACAGATTATGAGCGTTTCCATAAAACTAAAATCCTTATTCACGAAGCGACTTTTTTAACAAAAGAAGAAACCGAAACAAAGAATCACAAAAACAGGCATAGCTCTTTGGAAGAAGTGATGCAAATGGTCGCTTCAATAGAAATTGAGCAATTGGTTTTAGGGCATTTTTCATCACGATATGAGCACCAGCAAATCGTGGATGCCATCAAAAAATGGATTGCCTACTACCAAATAAAAATCCCAGTTTTCTTAGTACCCGTAGGTAAAACAAGAAGAGATATTTTAAATGGCGAGTCGGTGAATTAA
- a CDS encoding macro domain-containing protein — MKTALQKADITKLVVDAIVNAANSSLLGGGGVDGAIHRVGGTQILDECIQIRNKQGGCKVGEAVITTAGNLPSYYVIHTVGPVWNGDKDEKKTIVSQLL, encoded by the coding sequence ATGAAAACAGCATTACAAAAAGCAGATATAACCAAACTAGTCGTAGATGCCATTGTCAATGCCGCTAATTCCTCCTTATTGGGCGGAGGCGGAGTCGATGGCGCTATTCACAGAGTTGGTGGAACACAAATTTTAGATGAATGTATCCAAATAAGAAACAAACAAGGAGGTTGTAAGGTTGGAGAAGCCGTAATTACCACCGCTGGAAATTTACCATCATACTATGTAATTCACACAGTAGGTCCCGTTTGGAATGGAGATAAAGACGAGAAAAAAACAATTGTTAGCCAGTTGCTATAA
- a CDS encoding ADP-ribosylglycohydrolase family protein: MKTKLVHSALFGVAVGDALGVPVEFKDRNELARFPVQGMKEYGSHGQPAGTWSDDSSLTFCLADSLCDGYNTNQLAQYFVNWRNEQMWTPHGRVFDIGIATSNAIYRISQGIDPILCGGFNIEDNGNGSLMRILPLVFYIKDKSIDEIYQITKEVSSITHAHFRSVFACFIYLVYALEIIKGSDKEKAYTTMQLIIADFLKEKDFNKNELSLFDRILKQNISSIEETNISSSGYVLHSLEASLWCVLTSNSYKETVLKAVNLGGDTDTTGAIAGGLAGLIYGYDAIPTEWINVLARKTDIENLCERLAKKYTID, from the coding sequence ATGAAAACAAAATTAGTACATAGCGCATTATTTGGAGTAGCAGTTGGTGATGCATTAGGTGTTCCAGTAGAATTTAAAGATAGAAACGAATTAGCAAGATTTCCAGTTCAAGGAATGAAAGAATATGGATCACACGGACAACCCGCTGGAACTTGGAGTGATGATAGTTCGTTAACTTTTTGCTTAGCCGATAGTTTGTGTGATGGTTACAATACCAATCAGTTGGCTCAATATTTTGTCAATTGGCGAAATGAACAAATGTGGACACCCCACGGCAGAGTTTTCGATATAGGAATTGCTACTAGTAATGCTATTTATAGAATATCTCAAGGTATTGATCCTATTTTGTGTGGAGGTTTTAATATTGAAGACAATGGTAATGGTTCATTAATGCGAATACTTCCTTTAGTTTTTTATATAAAAGATAAAAGTATAGATGAAATTTATCAAATAACAAAAGAAGTATCTTCCATAACTCACGCGCATTTTCGTTCTGTTTTTGCTTGTTTTATTTATCTTGTTTATGCATTAGAAATTATAAAAGGTTCAGATAAAGAAAAAGCATACACTACTATGCAACTTATAATAGCAGATTTTTTAAAAGAAAAAGATTTCAATAAAAATGAACTTTCTCTTTTTGATCGCATTCTGAAACAGAATATAAGTAGTATAGAAGAAACCAATATCAGTTCATCGGGTTATGTTTTACATAGTTTAGAAGCAAGTTTATGGTGCGTACTTACTTCAAACAGCTATAAAGAAACTGTACTCAAAGCGGTGAATCTTGGCGGAGATACAGACACCACTGGAGCCATAGCAGGAGGTTTAGCAGGATTAATTTATGGTTACGATGCTATTCCAACCGAGTGGATCAATGTCTTGGCAAGAAAAACAGATATTGAAAATTTATGTGAGCGATTGGCTAAAAAATATACAATCGATTAA